A section of the Paenibacillus yonginensis genome encodes:
- a CDS encoding chemotaxis protein CheW gives MGQELKVIVFKLGSEEYGIDVDKVETIERMLPITRVPKTYSFVKGVVNLRGVVIPVIDLRGRFGLPETEATDQTRIVIVNVEEMQVGFIVDSANDVIDLDTDVIDTPPEVVGGVKAKYLDGVARISDDRLLIMLNLSEVLNKSEIIQLEGLEA, from the coding sequence ATGGGACAGGAATTGAAAGTAATTGTATTTAAACTGGGTTCAGAAGAGTACGGAATTGATGTGGACAAGGTAGAAACAATTGAGCGGATGCTGCCGATTACGCGTGTGCCTAAAACCTATTCGTTTGTAAAAGGGGTAGTAAATCTGCGCGGCGTGGTGATTCCTGTTATTGATCTGCGCGGTCGTTTTGGACTGCCTGAAACCGAGGCAACCGACCAAACACGTATTGTCATTGTAAATGTAGAAGAGATGCAGGTCGGCTTTATCGTAGATTCGGCGAACGATGTTATTGATCTGGATACAGACGTTATTGATACGCCGCCGGAAGTGGTTGGCGGAGTCAAGGCGAAATATCTGGACGGAGTTGCCCGTATTTCGGATGATCGTCTGTTGATCATGCTGAACCTGTCCGAAGTGTTGAACAAAAGCGAAATTATTCAGCTCGAAGGCCTCGAGGCTTAA
- a CDS encoding chemotaxis protein CheC has translation MDVLKEVGNIGAGNAATALSRLLDKPIDMAVPKVQMLPFDAIADKVGGAENIVLAVFFRVEGEAPGNLFFILTPEAAKKLLHRLAAIEISEDDGFSEMEWSAISEIGNILAGSYLSSLADFTKLSMSPTVPAVATDMAGAILSYGLLQFGQMGNDALLIDTTFIEGQHEVEGQFFLIPDPESFDQIFSALGVPSEHD, from the coding sequence ATGGACGTGCTGAAGGAAGTCGGTAATATCGGCGCGGGCAACGCCGCTACCGCCCTTTCACGTCTGCTGGACAAACCGATTGATATGGCTGTGCCGAAAGTGCAAATGCTCCCGTTTGACGCGATCGCGGACAAAGTGGGCGGGGCTGAAAATATCGTCCTGGCCGTCTTTTTCCGGGTTGAGGGCGAGGCCCCCGGCAATCTGTTTTTTATCCTGACTCCGGAGGCGGCCAAGAAACTGCTGCACCGGCTTGCTGCAATTGAAATTTCGGAGGACGATGGGTTCTCAGAGATGGAGTGGTCAGCTATCTCCGAGATCGGCAATATTCTGGCCGGCTCTTATCTGTCTTCTCTGGCTGACTTTACGAAGCTGAGCATGAGCCCTACCGTTCCTGCGGTTGCGACGGATATGGCTGGCGCAATTCTGAGCTATGGCTTGCTTCAATTTGGTCAGATGGGCAATGACGCGTTGTTGATTGATACTACCTTCATTGAAGGACAGCACGAAGTGGAGGGACAGTTTTTCCTTATACCGGATCCTGAATCATTCGACCAAATTTTTTCTGCTTTAGGAGTACCGTCGGAACATGATTGA
- a CDS encoding chemotaxis protein CheD, protein MIEEQPIVKVGMAEMGTIRSHGLIRTTGLGSCVGLTLFDPELHLAGLAHVMLPSSDIAKEGSLNLAKYADTAIPALYQQLLQMGASARRLVAKMAGGAQMFAFAGGNDTMRIGPRNVESCKACLDGLGIPLLGEDTGGNFGRTIELDCQTGILFIRSVQMGIKEL, encoded by the coding sequence ATGATTGAAGAGCAGCCTATCGTTAAAGTCGGAATGGCTGAGATGGGAACCATCCGGTCGCATGGTTTGATCCGGACCACCGGGCTGGGTTCCTGTGTCGGCCTCACGTTATTTGATCCGGAGCTGCATCTGGCGGGGCTGGCTCATGTTATGCTTCCTTCGTCGGATATCGCCAAAGAGGGTTCCCTGAACCTGGCGAAATATGCGGACACTGCCATTCCGGCCCTGTACCAGCAGCTTCTGCAGATGGGAGCTTCGGCCCGGCGCCTCGTCGCCAAAATGGCGGGAGGTGCGCAAATGTTTGCTTTTGCAGGCGGAAATGATACGATGCGCATTGGTCCGCGGAATGTGGAATCCTGCAAGGCATGCCTGGACGGGCTTGGAATACCGCTTCTCGGAGAGGATACCGGCGGGAATTTTGGACGAACTATAGAGCTCGACTGTCAAACGGGTATATTATTTATACGCAGTGTACAAATGGGGATAAAGGAATTGTAG
- a CDS encoding FliA/WhiG family RNA polymerase sigma factor — protein sequence MSERKNSPLGYADLWERWKENGDLEAKKELIEKYLNIVDYVSGRLAVGLPRNISKDDLFSNGVMGLMDAIEKFDYKRGLQFETYASWRVRGAILDGLRQGDWVPRSVREKAKRIEEGYQKLEQKYLRSVTDEEMSQYLEVSEREFQQMLQDVAVMTLCSLEDPIREEESETRMSMLIDDKAKNPDHKVREFFLQESLTKGIEKLTEKERTVVSLLYYEDLSLSEIAEVMSLSPSRISQLHSKAILRLRATLEKSRNLLMQED from the coding sequence GTGAGCGAACGCAAAAATTCTCCTCTCGGCTACGCCGATTTGTGGGAGAGATGGAAGGAAAATGGCGATCTAGAAGCGAAGAAAGAACTGATAGAAAAGTATTTAAATATCGTAGATTATGTATCCGGCCGTTTGGCTGTTGGTCTTCCGAGGAATATTTCCAAGGATGACCTGTTCAGCAACGGAGTTATGGGACTTATGGATGCTATTGAAAAGTTTGATTATAAGAGAGGCCTCCAGTTTGAAACTTATGCTTCATGGAGAGTCAGAGGAGCCATTTTGGACGGTCTCCGTCAAGGAGACTGGGTTCCACGTTCGGTCAGAGAGAAAGCCAAAAGAATTGAAGAAGGTTATCAAAAGCTGGAACAGAAATATTTGCGGAGCGTCACCGATGAGGAAATGAGCCAGTACCTGGAAGTTTCTGAGCGGGAATTTCAGCAAATGCTCCAGGATGTAGCGGTTATGACGCTTTGCTCCTTGGAGGATCCCATTCGCGAGGAAGAATCTGAAACCCGGATGTCGATGCTGATCGACGATAAAGCCAAGAATCCGGATCATAAAGTACGCGAATTTTTTTTACAGGAATCATTAACTAAAGGAATCGAGAAGCTGACGGAGAAAGAACGTACCGTTGTCTCTTTATTATATTATGAGGACCTTTCCCTGAGTGAAATTGCCGAAGTCATGTCCCTGTCTCCTTCTCGGATTTCACAGCTTCATTCGAAAGCGATTTTGCGGCTTCGGGCTACTCTGGAGAAAAGCAGAAATTTGTTGATGCAGGAGGATTAA
- a CDS encoding FapA family protein, translating to MKELADLEKLVNITISDDKMNAYLELFDTSSETNISEDQLLAFIKANGIHFGIQLENVQRIVRNPEDYSRSRTPIAFGEAPQDGVDGRIQYAFDLDSKGLRPLETEDGKVDYKEVTRLNNVTRGQLIATRVSSLPGRPGMDVTGQEVPFKPGKEARFKVGKNVVVTGEEEAMYAAIDGLVTLTDKGKINVFPVYEINGDVDYSIGNINFVGTVVVRGNVLTGFKIVASGDIRVTGGVEGAELEAGGSIEIAGGIIGYHKGLVKAGHHVKSSFIQDGNVEAGENVVVSQSIMHSNVRAGTGVHCSGAKGLIVGGHIQAGETVEARTIGNPMSTNTVIEVGVLPELRNELSQLREQLKELTASLDKTEKALVLLDQLASQGKLTNDKLAMRSKLILSKKSSMREQSELKERILDIEKTLEDTGKAKVKVIKTIYGGSKIVIGRYTKFIKDPITNMSFSYSDGDISMTANI from the coding sequence ATGAAGGAGCTTGCGGATCTGGAAAAGTTGGTAAATATAACCATTTCCGATGATAAGATGAATGCTTATCTGGAATTATTCGACACGAGCAGCGAGACGAATATCAGCGAAGATCAACTCCTAGCATTCATTAAAGCTAATGGCATCCATTTTGGAATACAACTAGAAAATGTCCAGCGGATTGTGCGCAATCCGGAGGACTATTCTCGCAGCCGTACCCCTATTGCTTTTGGTGAGGCCCCCCAGGACGGAGTGGACGGGAGAATTCAATATGCCTTCGATCTGGACAGCAAAGGTCTCCGTCCTTTGGAGACAGAGGATGGCAAAGTGGATTACAAGGAAGTCACTCGGCTTAACAACGTGACCCGGGGCCAGCTTATTGCTACGCGTGTATCCTCGCTGCCAGGCAGGCCGGGAATGGATGTTACCGGACAGGAAGTTCCTTTTAAACCCGGTAAGGAGGCTCGTTTTAAAGTTGGCAAAAATGTCGTTGTTACCGGAGAAGAAGAAGCCATGTATGCAGCGATCGACGGGCTTGTTACTTTGACTGACAAAGGAAAAATCAACGTTTTCCCCGTTTATGAAATTAATGGAGACGTGGATTACAGCATCGGCAATATTAATTTCGTGGGAACGGTGGTTGTCCGCGGAAATGTGCTGACCGGATTTAAAATCGTAGCCTCCGGAGATATCCGGGTTACGGGAGGCGTCGAAGGCGCCGAGCTGGAGGCCGGGGGATCGATTGAGATTGCCGGCGGCATTATCGGCTACCACAAAGGTCTGGTCAAAGCAGGTCACCATGTAAAAAGCTCGTTTATTCAGGACGGCAACGTGGAGGCCGGAGAAAATGTGGTGGTGTCGCAAAGCATCATGCATTCGAATGTAAGAGCCGGAACAGGCGTGCACTGCAGCGGCGCAAAAGGTTTGATTGTCGGCGGACATATACAGGCGGGAGAAACGGTAGAAGCCAGAACCATCGGCAATCCTATGTCTACTAATACGGTGATTGAAGTAGGTGTGCTTCCGGAGCTTCGGAATGAATTGTCCCAGCTGCGCGAGCAGCTGAAAGAACTGACCGCATCGCTGGACAAAACCGAAAAAGCTCTGGTGCTGCTTGATCAGCTGGCCTCGCAAGGAAAACTTACCAATGATAAATTGGCGATGCGTTCAAAGCTGATTTTATCCAAAAAGTCCTCTATGAGAGAACAATCCGAACTCAAGGAACGTATTCTTGACATCGAGAAGACGCTTGAGGATACCGGCAAAGCTAAAGTGAAGGTAATCAAAACGATTTATGGCGGCTCGAAAATCGTAATCGGAAGATATACCAAATTTATCAAAGATCCGATCACAAATATGAGTTTTTCGTATAGTGACGGCGATATTAGTATGACGGCTAATATTTAG
- a CDS encoding endolytic transglycosylase MltG, giving the protein MMRNRHFLFGLGAGLIIGALLLQLMNVAQTQPQMLNTEEEVRNAAKALGLKVYDSSEQVYSEQEWKERENGEPAGTTASAPPSPSSPEEPSEPSTPAEPSTPSKAEAPAPSPAPAEMVDIRIPAGSTLSQVADRLKSAGVITDKEAFVQLAKKWNATRIIQTGTFTFTKGESFKSITNKITKKK; this is encoded by the coding sequence ATGATGCGTAATCGTCATTTTTTATTTGGGTTAGGAGCTGGACTGATTATCGGTGCCCTGCTGCTGCAGTTAATGAACGTTGCCCAAACACAGCCGCAAATGCTGAATACGGAAGAAGAAGTTCGGAATGCGGCCAAAGCTCTAGGGCTTAAGGTTTATGACAGCAGTGAACAGGTATACAGCGAACAGGAATGGAAAGAACGGGAGAACGGCGAACCTGCAGGGACGACTGCGTCGGCTCCTCCAAGTCCTAGTTCGCCTGAAGAACCTTCCGAACCGTCTACTCCTGCTGAACCTTCTACTCCTTCCAAGGCTGAAGCTCCCGCACCTTCTCCGGCGCCTGCAGAGATGGTGGATATCCGCATTCCGGCCGGTAGCACGCTTAGCCAGGTGGCTGACAGGCTGAAATCAGCCGGAGTAATTACGGATAAAGAGGCTTTTGTGCAGCTGGCTAAAAAATGGAATGCGACCCGCATAATCCAAACCGGCACCTTTACGTTTACCAAAGGAGAATCCTTTAAAAGCATCACCAACAAAATCACTAAAAAGAAATGA
- the rpsB gene encoding 30S ribosomal protein S2 gives MAVISMKQLLEAGVHFGHQTRRWNPKMDRYIFTERNGIYIIDLQKTVKKVEEAYNFVKSIAEENGTILFVGTKKQAQDSVKEEAERAGQYYINQRWLGGTLTNFSTIQKRIDRLKTLEKWEEDGTFAVLPKKEVIILRKEKDRLEKFLGGIKNMKGLPSALFVIDPRKERIAVAEARKLGIPIVGIVDTNCDPDEIDYVIPGNDDAIRAVKLLTGKMADAVIEAHQGEQTTA, from the coding sequence ATGGCAGTAATCTCCATGAAACAACTGCTTGAAGCAGGTGTTCATTTCGGTCACCAAACTCGTCGTTGGAACCCGAAAATGGATCGTTATATCTTCACTGAAAGAAACGGTATTTATATCATTGACCTGCAAAAAACGGTCAAAAAAGTTGAGGAAGCTTACAACTTTGTGAAAAGCATTGCTGAAGAGAACGGTACAATCCTGTTCGTCGGCACTAAGAAACAAGCACAAGATTCCGTTAAAGAAGAAGCTGAACGCGCTGGTCAATACTACATTAACCAACGTTGGCTCGGCGGTACTCTGACTAACTTCTCCACAATTCAAAAACGTATCGATCGTTTGAAAACTTTGGAGAAATGGGAAGAGGACGGCACTTTTGCAGTACTGCCTAAGAAAGAAGTCATCATTCTCCGCAAAGAGAAAGATCGTCTTGAGAAATTCCTCGGCGGTATCAAGAACATGAAAGGCCTGCCTAGCGCCTTGTTCGTAATCGACCCTCGTAAAGAGCGTATCGCAGTTGCGGAAGCTCGTAAATTGGGTATCCCAATCGTAGGTATCGTAGATACAAACTGCGATCCGGACGAAATCGATTATGTAATTCCAGGCAATGACGACGCTATCCGTGCCGTTAAATTGCTGACTGGCAAAATGGCAGATGCCGTAATCGAAGCTCATCAAGGCGAGCAAACAACTGCTTAA
- the tsf gene encoding translation elongation factor Ts — MAVDAKSVKELREKTGAGMLDCKKALEEAAGDLTKAAEILREKGLAAAANKAGRIATEGVVESYIHAGGRIGVLVEINCETDFVAKTDQFKEFARDIAMHIAAVSPKYVRREEVPTEELEKEKEILKAQALNEGKPEKIVEKMVEGRIGKFYEEICLLDQQFVKDPDKTIATLLNEKISTIGENISIRRFVRYELGEGLEKKVDNFVEEVMAQVKN; from the coding sequence ATGGCAGTTGACGCAAAATCCGTAAAAGAACTTCGCGAAAAAACGGGCGCAGGTATGCTGGATTGTAAAAAAGCTTTGGAAGAAGCAGCTGGCGATCTGACAAAAGCAGCAGAAATTCTGCGCGAGAAAGGTCTGGCTGCAGCAGCAAACAAAGCTGGACGTATTGCTACTGAAGGTGTTGTTGAATCTTACATTCATGCCGGCGGACGTATCGGCGTGCTTGTGGAAATCAACTGCGAAACGGACTTCGTTGCCAAAACCGATCAATTCAAAGAATTTGCTCGTGACATCGCCATGCATATTGCGGCTGTAAGCCCTAAATATGTACGTCGTGAAGAAGTTCCAACCGAAGAGCTGGAGAAGGAAAAAGAAATCCTGAAAGCTCAAGCTTTGAACGAAGGCAAACCTGAGAAAATCGTTGAAAAAATGGTTGAAGGCCGTATCGGCAAGTTCTACGAAGAAATCTGCTTGCTGGATCAGCAGTTCGTTAAAGATCCGGACAAAACCATCGCTACACTGTTGAACGAAAAAATCAGCACAATCGGCGAAAATATCTCGATCCGTCGTTTTGTTCGTTACGAGCTGGGCGAAGGTTTGGAGAAAAAAGTCGATAACTTTGTTGAAGAAGTTATGGCTCAAGTTAAAAACTAA
- the pyrH gene encoding UMP kinase, protein MEQPIFKRVVLKVSGESLAGQNGYGIDAETITSIAQQVKDVVELGVQVAIVCGGGNIWRGIAGSAKGIDRATADYMGMLATLMNSLALQDALEQIDVPTRVQTSIAMQQIAEPYIRRRAIRHLEKGRVVIFAAGTGNPFFSTDTTAALRAAEIEAEVILMAKNKVDGVYSADPFVDPTAEKYEQLTYLEVLNKNLGVMDSTASSLCMDNNIPLIVFAITEQGNIKRVVLGEKIGTIVKGSVD, encoded by the coding sequence TTGGAACAGCCTATATTTAAACGCGTTGTACTTAAAGTAAGCGGGGAATCCCTCGCCGGTCAGAACGGTTACGGAATTGACGCAGAGACCATAACATCGATTGCGCAGCAGGTTAAAGATGTGGTAGAACTTGGCGTTCAGGTCGCTATCGTATGCGGCGGGGGCAATATTTGGCGCGGGATTGCTGGAAGCGCCAAAGGCATCGACCGCGCTACGGCCGACTATATGGGCATGCTTGCCACTCTGATGAATTCGCTTGCTCTGCAGGATGCGCTTGAGCAAATTGATGTGCCGACTCGTGTACAAACCTCAATTGCCATGCAGCAAATTGCTGAACCTTATATTCGCCGCCGGGCGATCCGGCATCTGGAGAAAGGCCGCGTCGTGATTTTTGCAGCCGGAACAGGAAATCCTTTCTTCTCCACGGATACTACCGCAGCACTGCGGGCCGCCGAGATTGAAGCAGAAGTCATCCTGATGGCCAAAAACAAAGTCGACGGCGTATACTCCGCAGATCCGTTTGTAGATCCGACGGCCGAGAAATACGAACAATTGACTTACCTTGAAGTCCTTAACAAAAACCTTGGAGTTATGGATTCCACCGCATCTTCTCTCTGTATGGACAACAACATTCCGCTGATTGTGTTCGCGATTACGGAACAAGGCAACATTAAACGGGTTGTGCTCGGAGAGAAAATCGGTACGATCGTAAAAGGGAGTGTAGACTAA
- the frr gene encoding ribosome recycling factor — translation MPQSIKKSAEERMEKAIQALKRDLATLRAGRATPSLLDRIQVEYYGAPTPVNQLANINTPDSRTLLIQPWDKSSLADIERAIMKSDLGLTPANDGTSIRLVIPALTEERRLELVKTTKKFGEEAKVAIRNIRRDANDDIKKLEKTDISEDESRRHQEDIQKTTDKFIAEVDKVLAAKEKEIMEV, via the coding sequence ATGCCTCAATCGATTAAAAAAAGCGCTGAGGAACGGATGGAAAAAGCGATCCAGGCTTTGAAAAGAGACCTGGCAACCCTTCGGGCCGGCAGAGCAACCCCGTCGCTGCTTGACCGCATTCAGGTTGAATATTATGGAGCTCCAACTCCTGTGAATCAGCTTGCCAACATCAACACACCGGATTCCCGGACCCTGCTGATCCAGCCTTGGGATAAATCCTCGCTTGCGGATATCGAACGCGCCATTATGAAATCCGATCTTGGTTTAACGCCGGCGAATGACGGCACTTCGATCCGCCTTGTGATTCCAGCCCTGACAGAAGAACGCCGTCTGGAGCTAGTGAAAACGACCAAGAAATTCGGCGAAGAAGCCAAGGTGGCGATCCGGAACATCCGCCGCGACGCTAACGACGATATCAAAAAGTTGGAGAAGACGGATATTTCTGAAGACGAATCGCGTCGTCATCAGGAGGATATTCAGAAAACGACCGATAAGTTTATTGCAGAAGTAGATAAAGTTCTCGCTGCAAAAGAAAAAGAAATTATGGAAGTGTAA
- a CDS encoding isoprenyl transferase: MKKLFRPRWKQDQQDTPVILDPANIPAHVAIIMDGNGRWANRRGMPRIVGHQTGMKAVKRTTIAADELGIKYLTLYAFSTENWKRPKDEVDFLMKLPQEFLALELDELVEKNVQVKMMGHTDGLPKYTIDAMEEAVSRTRDNTGLVLNFALNYGSRREIAESIRKAAEEVAEGKLLLEDLNEDWVSSRLLTAGMPDPDLLIRTGGEIRLSNYMLWQLAYSELWFTDVYWPEFGKEHLVAAVAEYQRRTRRYGGLT; encoded by the coding sequence ATGAAGAAATTATTTCGGCCAAGGTGGAAGCAAGATCAACAGGACACGCCTGTAATCCTGGACCCAGCCAACATTCCGGCGCATGTTGCCATTATCATGGACGGCAACGGCCGCTGGGCGAACCGGCGAGGAATGCCAAGAATTGTTGGACACCAGACAGGTATGAAGGCCGTGAAAAGAACCACAATTGCTGCCGATGAGCTGGGCATCAAATATTTGACCCTGTACGCTTTCTCGACAGAGAACTGGAAACGACCGAAAGATGAAGTGGACTTTCTGATGAAGCTTCCGCAGGAATTTCTGGCTCTTGAGCTGGATGAGCTGGTCGAGAAGAACGTGCAGGTCAAAATGATGGGCCATACAGACGGCCTTCCCAAATACACCATTGATGCGATGGAAGAAGCGGTCAGCCGGACCCGGGATAATACGGGGCTTGTTCTGAATTTTGCGCTGAATTACGGAAGCCGGAGAGAGATCGCGGAAAGCATCCGCAAAGCAGCGGAGGAAGTAGCGGAAGGCAAGCTGCTGCTGGAGGATTTGAACGAAGACTGGGTTTCATCCAGACTGCTGACGGCAGGCATGCCGGATCCGGATCTGCTGATCCGCACGGGCGGAGAAATTCGTCTCAGCAATTATATGCTCTGGCAGCTGGCTTACAGCGAATTATGGTTTACCGATGTCTATTGGCCTGAATTTGGCAAAGAGCATCTTGTTGCGGCGGTTGCTGAATACCAGCGGCGCACACGCCGGTACGGCGGTTTAACTTAA
- a CDS encoding 1-deoxy-D-xylulose-5-phosphate reductoisomerase produces MKKIAIIGSTGSIGTQTLDVAAAHPDQFQVEALAGGSNIQLLLEQVRQFRPRIVSVGTAGLAEEIKPHLPAGTRLYCGGEGLIEVAAGSDADMVVTAVVGSVGLRSTLAAIEAGKQIGLANKETLVTAGHLVMERAAAKGVAILPVDSEHSAVFQCLNGERRAEISNITLTASGGSFRDLTRDQLSHVTVEDALKHPNWSMGAKITIDSATMVNKGLEVIEAHWLFGTPYEQIKVLLHPESIVHSYVEFVDGSIMAQLGTPDMRVPIQYALTYPQRMSAPGKRLSLAEVGQLHFREMDYERFPCLRLAFECGKIGGTAPTAYNAANEIAVARFLNKEISFLQIEMILERVLEEHQAAAHPDLDTIEAVDAWARKQARQLSF; encoded by the coding sequence ATGAAAAAAATTGCAATTATTGGCTCAACCGGCTCCATTGGGACGCAAACGCTGGATGTGGCTGCGGCCCATCCTGATCAGTTTCAAGTCGAAGCGCTTGCGGGAGGCAGCAACATCCAACTTCTGCTGGAGCAGGTGCGGCAGTTCAGGCCGCGGATCGTTTCGGTTGGAACGGCTGGTCTGGCCGAGGAAATCAAACCCCATCTGCCGGCTGGAACCCGGCTTTATTGCGGGGGTGAAGGGTTGATCGAAGTTGCCGCCGGCTCCGATGCGGACATGGTCGTCACGGCGGTTGTGGGCAGCGTAGGACTGCGTTCCACCCTGGCGGCGATTGAAGCGGGCAAGCAGATTGGCCTGGCCAATAAAGAAACGCTGGTCACGGCTGGTCATTTGGTGATGGAACGGGCTGCGGCTAAAGGAGTGGCCATCCTGCCGGTCGACAGTGAGCATTCGGCCGTATTTCAGTGTCTGAACGGCGAGCGCAGAGCCGAAATTTCCAATATTACGCTGACGGCTTCCGGCGGCTCCTTCCGTGATTTAACCCGAGATCAGCTCAGCCACGTAACGGTGGAAGATGCTTTAAAGCATCCCAATTGGTCTATGGGCGCCAAGATTACTATTGATTCGGCGACTATGGTCAACAAAGGGCTGGAGGTCATCGAAGCCCACTGGCTGTTCGGCACGCCTTATGAACAAATCAAGGTGCTGCTGCATCCGGAGAGCATCGTTCATTCATATGTGGAGTTTGTGGATGGAAGCATCATGGCCCAGCTTGGCACCCCGGATATGCGGGTCCCTATCCAGTACGCCTTAACTTATCCGCAGCGGATGTCGGCACCGGGCAAAAGGTTATCCCTCGCTGAAGTTGGACAGCTGCATTTCCGTGAGATGGACTACGAACGTTTCCCATGTTTAAGACTAGCCTTTGAATGTGGTAAAATAGGGGGGACAGCTCCAACGGCTTACAACGCTGCCAATGAAATTGCGGTTGCCCGCTTTCTGAACAAAGAGATTTCCTTCCTGCAGATCGAGATGATCCTGGAACGTGTGCTTGAAGAGCACCAGGCGGCAGCGCACCCGGATTTGGACACCATTGAGGCGGTAGATGCGTGGGCCAGAAAGCAGGCTCGCCAATTGTCCTTCTAA
- the rseP gene encoding RIP metalloprotease RseP, with the protein MEMLQIIILTVLMFFLIVTVHEWGHYYFAKRAGILVREFAIGFGPKIFSYKRNETQFTLRLLPFGGYARMAGEDPELIEIEPGQTVAVRLTGNEVTKIYLDRLDTRKNVIRGEVLSVDLEEKLSIELDVDGESQRYPVHRQAMLTVKGKDTQIAPKDRQYGSKTVGQRALAIFAGPAMNFILAFILFALHIQMAGIPMDPTHLEIGEVSEGMPAAETGLKKGDIIETINGVAVGTDAEKMVGLISASQDKQMTWKIRRGDQELEVKITPRAMAGQQGGKVGTTIVSYQPTRKAGFGETFSTAGVQMVDTTKMIFQGFRQLINKFSMDDLGGPVRTAQVTGQIAKQGIAQLTQWAGILSLYLGLFNLFPIPALDGSRLVFLGVEALRGKPIDPNREGMVHFIGFAMLFLLMIAVTYNDILRLISG; encoded by the coding sequence TTGGAAATGCTGCAGATCATTATATTGACGGTGCTGATGTTTTTTCTCATCGTAACCGTTCATGAATGGGGACATTATTATTTCGCCAAACGCGCCGGGATTTTGGTGCGCGAGTTTGCGATCGGCTTCGGCCCAAAAATTTTTTCATACAAAAGAAACGAAACCCAGTTTACGCTGCGGCTGCTGCCTTTTGGCGGCTATGCCCGAATGGCGGGGGAAGATCCTGAATTGATTGAAATTGAGCCGGGTCAAACGGTAGCTGTCCGGCTGACCGGTAATGAAGTAACGAAAATCTACCTGGATCGTTTGGATACGCGGAAGAACGTCATTCGCGGCGAAGTATTGTCCGTCGATCTGGAAGAGAAGCTGAGCATCGAGCTTGATGTGGACGGCGAAAGTCAACGTTATCCGGTGCACAGACAAGCCATGCTTACAGTTAAAGGCAAAGATACGCAAATTGCGCCAAAAGACCGGCAGTATGGAAGCAAAACGGTGGGACAACGGGCCTTGGCGATATTCGCAGGTCCGGCGATGAACTTCATTTTGGCTTTCATTCTGTTTGCGCTCCACATTCAAATGGCAGGTATTCCTATGGACCCGACTCATCTGGAGATTGGTGAGGTATCCGAAGGAATGCCGGCCGCGGAGACCGGTTTGAAGAAAGGCGATATTATAGAAACCATCAATGGGGTAGCTGTTGGAACCGATGCGGAGAAGATGGTCGGCCTGATCAGCGCATCCCAGGATAAACAGATGACCTGGAAGATCCGCCGCGGCGATCAGGAGCTTGAGGTGAAAATAACCCCTCGCGCCATGGCGGGTCAGCAGGGCGGAAAGGTTGGCACAACGATCGTCAGCTATCAGCCTACCCGCAAGGCCGGTTTTGGCGAAACCTTCAGCACCGCCGGCGTTCAAATGGTAGATACGACGAAGATGATCTTCCAGGGCTTCCGCCAGCTGATCAATAAATTTTCGATGGATGATTTGGGAGGACCGGTGCGGACGGCTCAAGTAACTGGACAAATCGCCAAGCAGGGGATCGCCCAGCTGACACAGTGGGCGGGAATTCTAAGTTTGTATCTGGGGCTGTTTAACCTGTTCCCGATCCCGGCGCTTGATGGAAGCCGGCTTGTGTTCCTCGGTGTTGAGGCGCTGCGCGGCAAACCAATCGATCCGAACCGGGAAGGCATGGTCCACTTTATAGGGTTTGCGATGCTGTTCCTGTTGATGATTGCTGTAACTTACAATGATATATTAAGATTGATCAGCGGCTGA